A stretch of Aphanothece sacrum FPU1 DNA encodes these proteins:
- a CDS encoding cysteine peptidase family C39 domain-containing protein — MINLIIAGIIGLGMGGFLGNQLAQKGITAENALDKHQKKARGVFLGLAAILTILILVDRLNLYSHAPKIFPIMFLLHLQANFDEILFGFGCFIFGFLLCLEIAGISSSQRRNQLLLGIGAISGCLVLLFYWFSPITNDVGKFKMSDGVVLQSTTVTCAPASIATLARTSGKHPEIVEKDVVKLTQTNRLGTNTLGEINAMEQLGLNPDYHYDMTLDELIKQNKLALLHVKQRWLSQQFPHAVALLKIDPKNKAFMIGNPLFGLDIVTAEQMKDYWFGEVILVN, encoded by the coding sequence ATGATAAATTTGATTATTGCTGGAATCATTGGATTAGGAATGGGTGGATTTCTAGGAAATCAACTAGCACAAAAAGGCATCACCGCAGAAAATGCTCTCGATAAACATCAAAAAAAAGCTAGAGGTGTTTTTCTTGGTCTTGCTGCTATTTTAACTATCTTAATTTTAGTTGATCGCTTGAATTTATATTCTCACGCCCCTAAAATTTTTCCTATTATGTTTTTACTTCATCTTCAAGCCAATTTTGATGAAATCTTATTTGGATTTGGTTGTTTTATTTTTGGCTTTTTATTATGTTTAGAAATAGCTGGTATTTCATCAAGTCAACGCCGCAATCAATTATTATTAGGAATTGGAGCAATTAGTGGTTGTTTAGTCTTACTTTTTTATTGGTTCTCTCCCATCACTAATGATGTAGGAAAATTTAAAATGAGTGATGGAGTTGTGTTACAAAGTACGACTGTAACTTGTGCGCCAGCTAGTATTGCTACTTTAGCCAGAACCAGTGGAAAACACCCCGAAATTGTAGAAAAAGATGTTGTAAAGTTAACTCAAACTAATCGACTAGGAACGAATACTTTAGGAGAAATAAACGCAATGGAACAATTAGGATTAAATCCTGATTATCATTATGATATGACCCTAGATGAATTAATCAAACAAAATAAACTTGCATTACTTCATGTTAAGCAAAGATGGCTGAGTCAACAGTTTCCTCATGCGGTTGCATTATTAAAAATTGATCCCAAAAATAAAGCGTTTATGATAGGTAATCCTTTATTTGGTCTTGATATCGTAACAGCAGAACAAATGAAAGATTATTGGTTTGGAGAGGTTATTTTAGTTAATTAA
- a CDS encoding WD40 repeat domain-containing protein yields MSDNNLENIVERFNQLETQFNSLVKSLEQGSHPWGMIKASRVTGAMELPKISRIKASETELIDIYHNSPQILSHLAIIVALTPESYQRQTNESIYLEQVSNGNYWIIVTEKNNYWLIPKDNIRINANSIKTVQSLFTCQGYEEIGTRKFSLIKPAKLSLMANGKQWKLEELGILDFSNSRAILSTKDYIEQEEIESQLTQLNQEILKIKNDYQKTINSLQEKQKLLEKKLEIAAKERQQINSKLEQIISVNKALVDHIAKISNEPESKKKVINDVQTSSTTFNWQNLKLVNTLDKHTNSVRCLAISPWKDTQNRQLLASGGFDNIIHVWDLNTGELIAI; encoded by the coding sequence TTGTCTGATAATAATTTGGAAAATATTGTTGAGAGATTTAATCAATTAGAAACTCAATTTAACTCTCTTGTCAAGTCTTTAGAACAAGGGAGTCATCCTTGGGGAATGATTAAAGCTTCGCGGGTAACTGGTGCGATGGAATTACCTAAAATTTCTCGTATTAAAGCTTCAGAAACTGAATTAATTGATATTTATCATAACAGTCCCCAAATTTTAAGTCATCTTGCTATTATAGTTGCTTTAACCCCGGAAAGTTATCAAAGACAAACGAATGAAAGTATTTATTTAGAACAAGTAAGTAATGGTAATTATTGGATAATTGTCACAGAAAAGAATAATTATTGGTTAATTCCTAAAGATAATATTCGCATAAATGCTAACTCAATAAAAACAGTTCAATCTCTTTTTACTTGTCAAGGATATGAAGAAATAGGGACGCGAAAATTTTCATTAATTAAACCTGCAAAACTTTCTTTAATGGCTAATGGTAAGCAGTGGAAATTGGAAGAATTAGGAATCCTTGATTTTAGTAATAGTAGGGCTATTCTTAGCACAAAAGATTACATAGAACAAGAGGAAATTGAATCTCAATTAACTCAATTAAATCAAGAAATATTAAAAATTAAGAATGATTATCAAAAAACAATTAACTCTCTCCAAGAAAAACAAAAATTACTAGAAAAAAAATTAGAAATAGCTGCCAAAGAACGTCAACAAATTAATTCTAAACTTGAGCAAATTATTTCAGTTAATAAAGCCCTTGTTGATCATATCGCAAAAATTTCTAATGAACCTGAGAGTAAAAAAAAAGTAATTAATGATGTTCAAACATCTTCAACAACATTTAATTGGCAAAATCTCAAGTTAGTTAATACTTTAGATAAACATACAAACTCTGTGCGTTGTTTAGCCATTAGTCCTTGGAAAGATACCCAAAATCGTCAATTATTAGCTAGTGGAGGTTTTGATAATATCATTCATGTTTGGGATTTAAACACAGGAGAACTTATAGCAATATAG